The Marinitoga sp. 38H-ov genome contains a region encoding:
- a CDS encoding GGDEF domain-containing protein, giving the protein MLYTILLIVLILFVFLYFKTKYKLEKNIKNFYFILDNLPHIIVIHDMNKIYYLSPSYKNIINKEIKKIEDYLSIFSENEKAEIIKILSDEKKGVYKNGYRTINNREFYIISKPIIYNGKKVSMKIFNDITDIIEKDTELNNMNNVNEIINQLLNLTYSSEYNLIGTVEIIYNYLRKLNFIDLFSFAEIKNDIANINIYYKNKKMTYTSSKNDKILIWYIYNNNIKKLYIEDIFKFNKYKTILNLGSEIKELTSYIFSFKFENEISCIFFSKIGNDAYSNRDKKIIELLASQINFILRYQYVLHKYNIDKEYFKNIANKDPLTKLYSRFFFNEWILKHSEYLKRKNKKSIFVMIDINKFKNINDTYGHLVGDEVLKFVGNRILENIRAMDIAVRFGGDEFLLVFLDTNIEDINKKMKILCKEIKKNKFDFDLDISYGISEFNGENYVEALKIADENMYKMKNIKNGNNN; this is encoded by the coding sequence ATGTTATATACAATATTATTAATTGTTTTGATATTGTTTGTATTTTTATATTTTAAAACTAAATATAAATTAGAAAAAAATATCAAGAATTTTTATTTTATTCTTGATAATTTGCCGCATATAATTGTTATACATGATATGAATAAAATATATTATTTATCTCCTTCATATAAAAATATAATAAATAAAGAAATTAAAAAAATTGAAGATTATTTATCTATATTCTCTGAAAATGAGAAAGCAGAAATAATTAAAATATTATCCGATGAGAAAAAGGGAGTTTATAAAAATGGATATAGAACTATAAATAATAGAGAATTTTATATTATTTCAAAACCTATAATTTATAATGGAAAAAAGGTTTCTATGAAAATATTTAATGATATTACCGATATAATAGAAAAAGACACTGAATTAAATAATATGAACAATGTAAATGAAATAATAAATCAATTGTTGAATTTAACATATTCAAGCGAATATAATTTAATTGGAACTGTAGAAATAATATATAATTATTTAAGAAAATTAAATTTTATAGATTTATTTTCTTTTGCTGAAATAAAAAATGATATTGCAAATATAAATATATATTATAAAAATAAAAAAATGACATATACTTCTAGTAAAAACGATAAAATATTAATATGGTATATATATAATAATAATATTAAGAAGTTATACATTGAAGATATATTTAAATTTAATAAATATAAAACTATTTTAAATTTAGGATCTGAAATTAAAGAACTCACATCATATATTTTCTCTTTTAAATTCGAAAATGAAATCAGTTGTATTTTTTTTTCTAAAATAGGTAATGATGCTTATTCAAACAGAGATAAAAAAATTATAGAATTATTAGCGTCTCAAATTAATTTTATTTTAAGATATCAATATGTCCTACATAAATATAATATAGACAAAGAATATTTTAAAAACATAGCAAATAAAGATCCATTAACAAAATTATATTCAAGATTCTTTTTCAATGAATGGATTTTAAAACATTCTGAATATTTAAAAAGAAAAAATAAGAAAAGTATTTTTGTTATGATAGATATAAATAAATTTAAAAATATAAATGATACATATGGTCATTTAGTAGGTGATGAGGTATTAAAATTTGTTGGTAATAGAATTTTAGAAAATATTAGAGCAATGGATATAGCAGTTAGATTTGGTGGAGATGAATTTTTATTAGTATTTCTTGATACTAATATAGAGGATATAAATAAAAAGATGAAAATTTTATGCAAAGAAATAAAAAAGAATAAATTTGATTTTGATCTTGATATATCATATGGAATATCTGAATTTAATGGAGAAAATTATGTTGAGGCTTTAAAAATAGCTGATGAGAATATGTATAAAATGAAAAATATAAAAAATGGAAATAACAATTAA
- a CDS encoding metalloregulator ArsR/SmtB family transcription factor: MIDISDEYINKLSNIFSLLSSPIRIRILNILIETPVCVNHISKKLNISQPLASQHLKVLKENGFVVCEREAQKIRYKISSENLKNYLKNLFTETKNIEVIQ; the protein is encoded by the coding sequence GTGATAGATATCTCAGATGAATATATAAACAAATTATCAAATATATTTTCATTATTGAGTTCTCCTATTAGAATAAGAATATTAAATATTTTAATAGAAACTCCAGTATGCGTTAATCATATTTCAAAAAAATTAAATATTTCCCAACCATTAGCTTCACAACACTTGAAAGTATTAAAAGAAAATGGTTTTGTTGTATGTGAGCGCGAAGCACAAAAAATTCGTTATAAAATTTCTTCTGAAAATTTAAAGAATTACTTAAAAAATCTATTTACTGAAACAAAAAATATAGAGGTGATACAATGA
- a CDS encoding SLC13 family permease, translating to MTLNAILVLIIVTAAYLYIIFGKKNKPVVVFSLALIISALRLVEGLDTENFSHVVDIDTMGLLTGMMMIVAFLSKSGFFEFFSIKIIKFGGKRFFLTVTMLMIIVALTSAFLDNVVTILVMAPMIFLISDLLEISPIPLIMLTILMDNIGGAATLIGSPLNLVIGSISGYSFNDFMIKMGPVSILAFIGVLIYFKKHLKVDEKTLNNIEKLQKMDESKAITDKKMMIYSLIDFVLVIILFILHSALNVELAVIALLGGSILVFKFAHGYEDIAKDIDWDMLFFFAGLYMTSYALEEVGFTEKIAHMFIPLEPQPLLLLGVFYIIAIITIPILNNVPSALILAPVIKILVGQGITPVLWWAFAIGANFATSLTPLGAVQNIIAVNYLEKNIGRKFGFTEYMKWKIVPVLISLIIGLIYVGYLLYA from the coding sequence ATGACTTTAAATGCAATTTTAGTATTAATAATTGTAACTGCTGCTTATTTATATATTATATTTGGGAAGAAAAACAAACCTGTTGTAGTATTTAGTCTTGCTTTAATAATCTCAGCTTTAAGATTAGTTGAAGGATTAGATACTGAAAATTTTAGCCATGTTGTTGATATAGATACCATGGGACTTTTAACTGGTATGATGATGATTGTTGCTTTTTTAAGTAAGTCGGGTTTTTTTGAATTTTTTTCAATTAAAATAATAAAATTCGGGGGTAAAAGATTCTTTTTAACTGTCACAATGTTAATGATTATTGTTGCTCTAACATCAGCTTTTCTAGATAATGTTGTTACTATTTTAGTAATGGCGCCTATGATTTTTTTAATATCAGATCTGCTTGAAATAAGTCCAATTCCATTAATAATGCTGACAATATTAATGGATAATATTGGTGGTGCTGCAACATTAATTGGAAGTCCTTTAAATCTTGTTATAGGATCAATTAGTGGATATTCTTTTAACGATTTTATGATAAAAATGGGACCTGTATCAATCTTAGCTTTCATAGGTGTACTTATATATTTTAAAAAACATCTTAAAGTAGACGAAAAAACATTAAATAACATCGAAAAATTGCAAAAAATGGATGAAAGTAAAGCTATAACTGATAAAAAAATGATGATTTATTCTTTAATAGATTTTGTTTTAGTAATAATTTTATTTATTCTACATTCTGCGTTAAATGTGGAATTAGCTGTTATAGCATTATTAGGCGGTTCGATTCTTGTGTTTAAATTTGCACATGGTTATGAAGATATAGCCAAGGATATTGATTGGGATATGTTATTTTTCTTTGCTGGATTGTACATGACATCATATGCTTTGGAAGAAGTTGGTTTTACAGAAAAAATTGCTCATATGTTTATACCTTTAGAACCTCAACCTCTTTTACTATTGGGAGTTTTTTATATTATAGCAATAATTACAATTCCAATTTTAAACAATGTACCGTCAGCTTTAATATTAGCACCAGTTATTAAAATATTAGTCGGACAAGGTATTACACCAGTATTATGGTGGGCATTTGCAATAGGTGCAAATTTTGCAACAAGTTTAACTCCACTTGGTGCAGTTCAAAATATAATTGCAGTAAATTATTTAGAAAAAAATATTGGTAGGAAGTTTGGTTTTACGGAATATATGAAATGGAAAATTGTTCCCGTACTCATTTCTTTAATAATAGGATTAATTTATGTAGGGTATTTATTATATGCATGA
- a CDS encoding PD-(D/E)XK nuclease domain-containing protein, with protein sequence MKILFEPGSVEFNIYDESINYLYLNGVIDNCEGKCCVRVPLYYKALYDRFKPQINEEKNYMATIKDTIKPYIKADSSLDLNKLIERYTKYIKQRGAIMFKGKNYYEGVYQYNLDQFLSLYVEAAEGKVYPETQVNGGRIDLLINFNNKEYLIEVKSDITENEYEKAKKQLFEYITRNGLKEGWLLVYSSSIEDFEYIPEEKDGVKINVWFIKTNFESPSKI encoded by the coding sequence ATGAAAATATTATTTGAACCAGGAAGCGTTGAATTTAATATATATGATGAAAGTATAAATTATCTATATCTAAATGGAGTAATAGATAATTGTGAAGGAAAATGCTGTGTAAGAGTACCGTTATATTATAAAGCATTATATGACAGATTTAAACCACAGATAAATGAGGAAAAGAATTATATGGCAACAATAAAAGATACAATAAAACCATATATAAAAGCTGATAGCAGCTTAGATTTAAATAAATTAATAGAGAGATATACAAAATATATAAAACAAAGAGGAGCAATAATGTTTAAAGGAAAAAATTATTATGAAGGTGTATATCAATATAATTTAGATCAATTTCTAAGTTTATACGTAGAAGCAGCAGAAGGAAAAGTATATCCTGAAACACAAGTGAATGGAGGAAGAATAGACTTATTAATAAACTTTAATAATAAAGAGTATTTAATAGAAGTAAAATCAGATATAACAGAAAATGAATATGAAAAAGCAAAAAAGCAATTATTTGAATATATAACAAGAAATGGATTAAAAGAAGGATGGTTACTAGTATATTCTAGTTCAATAGAAGATTTTGAATATATACCAGAAGAAAAAGATGGAGTAAAAATTAATGTGTGGTTTATAAAAACTAATTTTGAAAGTCCATCGAAAATATAA
- a CDS encoding metallophosphoesterase family protein, with amino-acid sequence MKIAFISDIHSNLEALNSVLENIKKRNIDKIYCLGDLVGYGPNPNEVVEIIRNMKIESIMGNYDDAIGFEKESCGCAYNPGRETEVGDESINWTIKNTSKENKEFLKSLPMKKEIEVEGVKILLVHGSPLNHLLEYVKPNITSKRLKELTDNVNADIIINGHTHLMMAKHLNGKTVLNPGSVGRTKDGEPLATYLILNVENGVYNYEFIKVQYDVKTTVEKIIKVGLPVELATVLALGRTFNMGEGRKNKNIEFKI; translated from the coding sequence ATGAAAATAGCATTTATTTCAGATATTCATAGTAATTTAGAAGCATTAAATTCGGTTTTAGAGAATATAAAAAAGAGAAATATTGATAAAATATATTGTTTAGGAGATTTGGTAGGATATGGTCCAAATCCAAATGAAGTAGTTGAAATTATAAGAAATATGAAAATAGAAAGTATTATGGGAAATTATGATGATGCTATAGGTTTTGAAAAAGAAAGTTGTGGGTGTGCATATAATCCCGGAAGAGAAACAGAAGTTGGTGATGAATCAATAAATTGGACAATAAAAAACACAAGTAAAGAAAATAAAGAATTTTTAAAGTCATTACCTATGAAAAAAGAAATAGAAGTTGAAGGAGTTAAAATATTATTAGTACATGGCAGTCCATTAAATCATTTATTAGAATATGTTAAGCCTAATATAACCTCAAAAAGATTAAAAGAATTAACAGATAATGTTAATGCAGATATTATAATAAACGGTCATACACATTTAATGATGGCAAAGCACTTAAATGGAAAAACCGTATTAAATCCAGGAAGCGTAGGTAGAACAAAAGATGGAGAACCATTAGCTACTTATTTAATATTAAATGTTGAAAATGGAGTATATAATTATGAATTTATTAAAGTACAGTATGATGTAAAAACAACAGTAGAAAAAATAATAAAAGTAGGATTACCAGTAGAATTAGCAACAGTTTTGGCATTGGGTAGAACCTTTAATATGGGAGAAGGTAGAAAAAATAAAAATATTGAATTTAAAATATAA
- a CDS encoding phospho-sugar mutase, which translates to MDYMKAYEEWLNSSYIDENTKKELLSIKDNEKEIMERFYKELEFGTAGLRGILGAGSNRMNIYTVGKATQGLAEFIISKGEEYMKRGVVIAYDVRHNSDVFAKTAALILAANGIKTYLFDHIAPTPLLSFSVRRLHTAAGIVITASHNPKNYNGYKVYWEQGSQILDDVAIPVMENIKKLTDFSMIKKISEEEALKKGLLEYVGKDIEDEYIEKVKGLAIREDIDKEVKIVYTPLNGTGNKPVRRVLAERGFNNVFVVPEQENPDPNFTTVGYPNPEDIKAFEYAKRLAKEKDADIIIATDPDCDRTAVMVKHNGEYVPLNGNQTGAILIKYIIEGRKEKGTLSDKGMIIKSIVTGDLGKELAQKYGIVTFETLTGFKNICGLENELEGKYDFEFGYEESIGYVTGTFVRDKDGVISSMFVSEAAGYYKKLGKTLVDVLNDMYKEIGYYFEDNFSIIIEGLEGMAKMKRIMEVYRKEFPKEIGDMKLVRYIDYLEKKDLNLTTGDTKETDVPKSNVLRFFFDDGSWYAVRPSGTEPKLKIYIYSKDKEEEKSKEKLKLMKEKIMEIINSVE; encoded by the coding sequence ATGGATTACATGAAAGCATACGAAGAATGGTTAAACAGCTCATATATTGATGAAAATACAAAGAAAGAATTATTATCCATCAAGGATAATGAAAAGGAAATTATGGAAAGATTCTATAAAGAATTAGAATTTGGAACAGCTGGTTTAAGAGGTATTTTAGGTGCTGGATCCAATAGAATGAATATTTATACAGTTGGAAAGGCTACTCAAGGATTAGCTGAATTTATAATATCAAAAGGCGAAGAGTATATGAAAAGAGGAGTTGTTATTGCATATGATGTAAGGCATAATTCAGATGTCTTTGCAAAAACAGCTGCATTAATTTTAGCAGCAAATGGTATTAAAACTTACTTATTTGATCACATAGCTCCAACACCATTATTATCTTTTTCTGTTAGAAGATTACATACAGCTGCTGGTATAGTTATAACAGCTAGTCATAATCCAAAGAATTATAATGGTTACAAAGTATATTGGGAACAAGGTTCACAAATTTTAGATGATGTTGCAATACCAGTTATGGAAAACATAAAAAAATTAACAGACTTTTCTATGATTAAAAAGATCTCAGAAGAAGAAGCTTTGAAAAAAGGATTATTAGAATATGTAGGAAAAGATATAGAGGATGAATATATAGAAAAAGTAAAAGGATTAGCTATAAGAGAAGATATTGATAAAGAAGTAAAAATTGTATACACACCTTTAAATGGAACAGGAAACAAACCTGTAAGAAGAGTGTTAGCAGAAAGAGGATTTAATAATGTATTTGTTGTTCCAGAACAAGAAAATCCAGATCCTAACTTTACAACAGTTGGATATCCAAATCCTGAAGATATTAAAGCATTTGAATATGCTAAAAGATTAGCAAAAGAAAAAGATGCTGATATAATAATTGCTACAGATCCAGATTGTGATAGAACAGCAGTTATGGTAAAACATAATGGGGAATATGTTCCTTTAAATGGAAATCAAACAGGTGCAATTTTAATTAAATATATAATTGAAGGAAGAAAAGAAAAAGGAACTTTATCAGATAAAGGTATGATTATAAAGTCTATAGTTACAGGTGACTTAGGAAAAGAGTTAGCACAAAAGTATGGAATAGTAACTTTTGAAACATTAACAGGATTCAAGAACATTTGTGGTTTAGAAAATGAATTAGAAGGAAAATATGATTTTGAATTTGGATATGAAGAAAGTATTGGTTATGTCACAGGAACATTTGTAAGAGACAAAGATGGTGTTATTTCTTCAATGTTTGTATCTGAAGCAGCTGGATATTATAAAAAACTTGGTAAAACGTTAGTTGATGTGTTAAATGATATGTACAAAGAAATCGGATATTATTTTGAAGATAATTTCTCTATTATCATCGAAGGTTTAGAAGGTATGGCAAAAATGAAAAGAATAATGGAAGTATATAGAAAAGAATTCCCAAAAGAAATTGGAGATATGAAACTTGTAAGATATATTGATTATTTAGAAAAGAAAGATTTAAATTTAACAACAGGCGATACAAAAGAAACAGATGTCCCAAAATCAAACGTATTGAGATTTTTCTTTGATGATGGTTCATGGTATGCTGTAAGACCTTCAGGAACAGAACCAAAACTAAAGATTTATATTTATTCAAAAGATAAAGAAGAAGAAAAATCAAAAGAAAAATTAAAATTGATGAAAGAAAAAATAATGGAAATAATAAACTCAGTTGAATAA
- a CDS encoding amidohydrolase family protein yields the protein MYYLTKNGNFIYKNAKNNSNKYITPLITDTHMHILGFGEKLLNIDLENMEDNEIINIIKKKLKDNPKKIVLRGWSTTNIDIKSLDNITKDIPIILIRRCGHVAICNSKVIEKLTKNLNYIDYNSGKIKEKALEEYYETFGYFSNIEKAYEESKKYLISKGYGYVHSDDLHGIDKEDLPFDNEIKIFEKVAINNYNELLDYFKKGYFKDYKSVKVYLDGSLGGKTAYLREKYNDGNDRGNLVWKKDELKKVLEFCENNNLHLCMHAIGDAAIDEILKSFEELKPQSIHRIIHASILHDDQIEKIKKYKIILDMQPQFIESDKSILKSRLSEREKLTYRFKKIYEENIPLIFSSDAPVEMPDWIRDVRILQKHGLPLKYIIYNLTYLPQLIDGFSRDEGYLIFDDNPFERLTIPRIGE from the coding sequence ATGTATTATTTAACTAAGAATGGAAATTTTATATATAAAAATGCAAAAAATAACTCAAACAAATATATTACTCCTTTAATTACAGATACTCATATGCATATTTTAGGTTTTGGTGAAAAATTATTAAATATTGATCTTGAAAACATGGAAGATAATGAAATTATTAATATAATAAAGAAAAAATTAAAAGATAATCCAAAAAAAATTGTATTAAGAGGATGGAGTACGACAAACATAGATATAAAATCTTTAGACAACATTACTAAGGATATACCTATAATATTAATTAGAAGATGTGGCCATGTTGCAATTTGTAATTCTAAAGTGATTGAAAAATTAACTAAAAACCTTAATTATATTGACTACAACAGCGGGAAAATAAAAGAAAAAGCTTTAGAAGAATATTATGAAACATTTGGATACTTTTCTAATATTGAAAAAGCGTATGAAGAATCTAAAAAATATTTAATTTCAAAAGGTTATGGATATGTTCATTCTGATGATTTACATGGTATAGATAAGGAAGATTTACCTTTTGATAATGAAATAAAAATATTTGAAAAAGTTGCTATAAATAATTATAATGAATTATTAGATTATTTTAAAAAAGGATATTTTAAAGATTATAAATCTGTAAAAGTATATTTAGATGGTTCTTTAGGAGGAAAAACTGCGTATTTAAGAGAAAAATATAATGATGGTAATGATAGAGGTAATTTGGTTTGGAAAAAAGATGAATTGAAAAAAGTATTAGAATTTTGCGAAAATAATAATCTGCATTTATGTATGCACGCAATTGGAGATGCAGCAATAGATGAAATTTTAAAAAGTTTTGAAGAATTAAAACCTCAAAGCATTCATAGAATAATTCATGCTTCAATTCTGCATGACGATCAAATAGAAAAAATTAAGAAATATAAAATTATTCTCGATATGCAGCCTCAATTTATTGAATCTGATAAATCAATATTAAAAAGTAGACTTAGCGAAAGAGAAAAATTAACATATAGGTTTAAAAAAATATATGAAGAAAATATACCTTTAATATTTTCTTCTGATGCCCCCGTTGAAATGCCTGATTGGATTAGAGATGTAAGAATATTACAAAAGCATGGATTGCCTTTAAAATATATTATTTATAATTTAACATATTTACCACAATTAATTGATGGGTTTAGTAGAGATGAAGGTTACTTGATTTTTGATGATAATCCTTTTGAAAGGTTAACAATACCTAGGATCGGAGAGTAA
- a CDS encoding ATP-binding cassette domain-containing protein, with protein MFSLFGHNASGKSTLLKILSGIMKPDSGNIFLNGKDICAVFQENIVPSGFKIIDFLLFYSKIVKSPYRKKDIISLAESYGIKNEDMKKKITHLSGGTKKKIEFLKSIINKDALFHLFDEPTIGFDPESQKIAWDHIRNLKKEDNIIGYKYEK; from the coding sequence ATTTTCAGTTTATTTGGACATAATGCTAGTGGTAAAAGTACATTATTGAAAATATTGAGTGGAATAATGAAACCAGATAGCGGAAATATATTTTTAAATGGAAAAGATATATGTGCAGTTTTTCAGGAAAACATAGTGCCTTCTGGATTTAAAATAATAGACTTTTTATTATTTTATTCTAAAATTGTGAAAAGTCCATATAGAAAAAAAGATATTATTTCTTTAGCAGAAAGTTATGGTATAAAAAATGAAGATATGAAAAAGAAGATAACACATCTTTCAGGGGGAACGAAAAAGAAAATAGAATTTTTAAAATCCATAATAAATAAAGATGCGCTATTTCATTTATTTGATGAACCCACAATAGGATTCGATCCAGAATCACAAAAAATAGCCTGGGATCATATAAGAAATTTGAAAAAAGAAGATAATATTATTGGTTACAAATATGAGAAATGA
- a CDS encoding AAA-like domain-containing protein — protein sequence MRRFCTSGPVDKNTCYYVERPELMEEALDHIENWRYFTVSAPRQTGKTTFLNEIVEKTKDKYLPIFISFETLGRIENESEFMEFFKEKIDFYLQFKYGKSFEYKKISKISHINRYIIEMSEKFEKEIILMIDEFEKFNNEELMNEFLHAIREMYHMRKGYKLRSVILISVNYLSGVLEDNASPFNIAEHIEVPYFTKEKVYDLLNQHEKETGQLFEEEVKELIWHNAGGQPGLTNALAYDLVTKKAKNEKIITKVHFEKTLNDFMYVYIDKNIANIITKRKKKKNW from the coding sequence ATGAGACGATTTTGTACTTCTGGACCTGTTGATAAGAACACTTGTTATTATGTTGAAAGACCAGAATTAATGGAAGAAGCACTTGATCATATAGAAAATTGGAGATACTTTACAGTATCAGCACCAAGGCAAACAGGGAAAACTACATTTTTAAATGAAATAGTGGAAAAAACTAAAGATAAATATTTGCCTATATTTATTTCATTTGAAACCCTTGGAAGGATTGAAAATGAGAGTGAATTTATGGAGTTTTTTAAAGAAAAAATAGATTTTTATCTGCAATTCAAATATGGAAAATCATTTGAATATAAAAAAATAAGTAAAATAAGTCATATAAATAGATATATAATAGAAATGAGTGAAAAATTTGAAAAAGAAATAATATTAATGATAGATGAATTTGAAAAGTTTAACAATGAAGAATTAATGAATGAATTTTTACACGCAATACGGGAAATGTATCATATGAGAAAGGGATATAAATTAAGAAGTGTGATACTAATAAGTGTAAATTATTTAAGTGGAGTATTAGAAGATAATGCAAGTCCATTTAATATAGCAGAACACATTGAAGTTCCATACTTTACAAAAGAAAAGGTATATGACTTATTAAATCAACACGAAAAAGAAACAGGACAATTATTTGAAGAAGAGGTAAAAGAACTCATATGGCATAATGCAGGAGGACAACCCGGATTAACTAATGCATTGGCATATGATTTAGTAACAAAAAAAGCAAAAAATGAAAAAATAATAACAAAAGTTCATTTTGAAAAAACATTAAATGATTTTATGTATGTATATATAGATAAAAATATAGCTAATATAATAACAAAGCGAAAAAAGAAAAAGAATTGGTAA
- a CDS encoding ABC transporter ATP-binding protein — protein MEKIIEIKNLTKIYKNGIKALKNINLTINRGEKITIFGSNGAGKTTLIKTIGMFIIPDDGEIKIKGYDVKKESKQIKKLISIATSNERSFYYRLNLEENLNFFGMLNNLTGKELKKKVEKGLKEMGLYENRKIKYMEASTGMKRRLNLARALIKEAEIYLLDEPTNGVDIETKMKIYEIMEELSKNGKTIILASHDVSEMEKTDRIVVLKKGEITADIKTDELLEKTTRKNEERLLELIK, from the coding sequence ATGGAAAAAATAATAGAAATAAAAAATCTGACAAAGATATACAAAAATGGGATAAAAGCATTAAAAAATATAAATCTTACAATAAACAGAGGAGAAAAAATAACAATATTCGGCTCAAATGGAGCAGGAAAAACAACATTAATAAAAACAATAGGAATGTTTATAATACCAGATGACGGTGAAATAAAAATAAAAGGATATGACGTAAAAAAAGAATCAAAACAAATAAAAAAACTAATATCAATAGCAACATCAAATGAAAGGTCATTTTACTATAGATTGAATTTAGAAGAAAATTTAAATTTTTTTGGAATGTTAAATAACCTAACAGGAAAAGAATTAAAAAAGAAAGTAGAAAAAGGATTAAAAGAGATGGGGTTATATGAAAACAGAAAAATCAAATATATGGAAGCATCAACAGGAATGAAAAGACGATTGAATTTAGCAAGGGCATTAATAAAAGAAGCAGAAATATACTTATTAGATGAACCGACAAATGGAGTGGATATAGAAACAAAGATGAAAATATATGAAATAATGGAAGAATTATCCAAAAATGGAAAAACAATAATATTAGCAAGTCATGATGTAAGTGAAATGGAGAAAACCGATAGAATTGTGGTATTAAAAAAAGGAGAAATAACAGCAGACATAAAAACAGATGAATTACTGGAAAAAACAACAAGAAAAAATGAAGAAAGATTACTGGAATTAATAAAATGA
- a CDS encoding ABC transporter permease has translation MIVFIFLLIQTMTLSGISASVSAIIGKSVTAVAVVNSIIIPLLQYLSPIYFPINVFPSILQPIVKVNPITHAIEFVREYVLRGIFNAKMLSISALNAIFWFVIGYILLKMTIINIWKYKN, from the coding sequence ATAATTGTATTTATATTTTTACTAATTCAAACAATGACATTATCGGGAATATCAGCATCAGTTTCTGCAATAATAGGGAAAAGCGTAACCGCAGTAGCAGTAGTAAATTCAATAATTATACCGCTTTTACAATATTTAAGTCCAATATATTTCCCAATAAATGTATTTCCTTCCATATTACAACCTATAGTCAAGGTAAATCCAATAACTCATGCAATAGAATTCGTTAGAGAATATGTTTTAAGGGGAATATTCAATGCAAAAATGCTATCAATATCAGCATTAAATGCTATTTTCTGGTTCGTTATTGGATATATTTTATTAAAAATGACAATAATTAACATATGGAAATACAAAAATTGA
- a CDS encoding SDR family oxidoreductase, which yields MNLGLKNKTVLVTGGSSGIGLAVAKIFSVEGAQPVVISRNKEKLKKTEFPYIMCDLSKKEDIDNMNKKFEENYGVPDIIFLNAGGPKPGYFEETCEEDWQYGFEQNLMSTIRILKYFLPKMKNKEWARVVFLTSLSVKTPIENLYISNSIRLGITGLLKTLSLEYGKYNITFNAVGPGWTKTTRIRELVNEDKEKQISDSIPLKRMAMPEEIANVVVFLSSERASYVNGQTILVDGGLSKFPL from the coding sequence ATGAATTTAGGATTGAAAAATAAAACAGTATTAGTTACTGGAGGAAGTTCAGGAATAGGTTTAGCTGTAGCAAAGATTTTTAGCGTTGAAGGTGCTCAGCCTGTAGTAATATCCAGAAATAAAGAAAAATTGAAAAAAACAGAATTTCCATATATTATGTGTGATCTTTCAAAAAAAGAAGATATAGATAATATGAATAAGAAATTTGAAGAAAATTATGGCGTTCCAGATATTATATTTTTAAATGCAGGAGGGCCTAAGCCTGGATATTTTGAAGAAACATGTGAAGAAGATTGGCAATATGGATTTGAACAAAATCTTATGAGTACTATTCGTATTTTAAAATATTTTTTACCTAAAATGAAAAATAAAGAATGGGCGAGAGTTGTATTTTTAACATCACTTTCTGTAAAAACACCAATAGAAAATTTATATATATCAAATTCAATAAGATTAGGAATAACAGGCTTGCTTAAAACATTATCTTTAGAATATGGGAAGTACAATATAACTTTTAATGCAGTAGGTCCTGGCTGGACAAAAACAACAAGAATTAGAGAATTAGTCAATGAAGATAAAGAAAAGCAAATTTCAGATAGTATTCCTTTAAAGAGGATGGCAATGCCTGAAGAAATAGCGAATGTAGTAGTTTTTCTTTCATCTGAAAGAGCATCATATGTTAATGGTCAAACTATTTTAGTAGATGGTGGATTGTCAAAATTCCCATTATAA